Proteins from one Amycolatopsis endophytica genomic window:
- a CDS encoding hydantoinase/oxoprolinase family protein, with product MTLHVGIDVGGTFTDAVAIVDGRAIRGKAFSTRDVTTGILGALGVLQERAGLTEAEFFAAADRFVLGNTIVTNAVDEQKYAAVGLLTTQGFRDTLRIARSARTDERDPHEMAAPPDIVARHRIVEVAERVDAHGTVLVPLTEDAIATAVNAVLDTGAEAIAVCLLWSFRNAAHEKAIGDYLDKHHPDIPYTLSSELTPVYREYERMVTTALDAAVKPIVASHFDHLAEELRSRGLRTRVQIMQVHGGFLSVEETGKAPISMFNSGPVGGVTGARLLGRQLGRSRVLTADMGGTSLDAAAIIDDEFRLLPRAEIGGLPTSLTAVDIETIGAGGGSLAWVDGRNLLRVGPHSAGSTPGPACYGKGGTRPAVTDAALVLGLINPDYYLGGTVPLYEDQARAALRKQVAEPLGITEDAAAEGVYRLATSQMSNALRKITVNRGHDPREFTLVGFGGACGLFAAGIAAEAGVREVVIPRNAAVFSAHGLMHADSVFPAVQTSPWTPAQPAAALDKEFAALEARARAWFESEDIPEDRRELYREADMKFVGQIFEVTTRLPAGTFGEADKEALRTRFIADYEEEFGAGTAWTEAEILLVNSRVRAIGRSDVQTVDQVAGADGERHELARRTVIEPLTGKRTEVDVHRGFGALGRASGPCLLEEPDTTVYVPSGATVELTPAGDFLLTLAVR from the coding sequence ATGACGCTTCACGTGGGCATCGACGTCGGCGGCACGTTCACCGACGCCGTCGCGATCGTCGACGGGCGTGCGATCCGGGGCAAGGCGTTCTCGACCAGGGACGTGACCACCGGGATCCTCGGCGCGCTCGGGGTGCTCCAGGAGCGCGCGGGCCTGACCGAAGCGGAGTTCTTCGCGGCGGCCGACCGCTTCGTCCTGGGCAACACCATCGTCACCAACGCCGTCGACGAGCAGAAGTACGCCGCCGTCGGCCTGCTGACCACCCAGGGTTTCCGTGACACCCTGCGCATCGCCCGCTCGGCCCGCACCGACGAACGCGACCCGCACGAGATGGCGGCGCCCCCGGACATCGTGGCACGCCACCGCATCGTCGAGGTGGCCGAACGGGTCGACGCGCACGGCACCGTGCTCGTGCCGCTCACCGAGGACGCCATCGCCACGGCCGTGAACGCGGTTCTGGACACCGGCGCCGAGGCCATCGCGGTCTGTCTGCTGTGGTCGTTCCGCAACGCCGCGCACGAGAAGGCGATCGGCGACTACCTCGACAAGCACCACCCGGACATCCCCTACACCCTCTCCAGCGAGCTGACCCCGGTCTACCGCGAGTACGAGCGGATGGTGACCACGGCGCTGGACGCGGCGGTCAAGCCGATCGTGGCCTCGCACTTCGACCACCTCGCCGAGGAGCTGCGGAGCCGGGGCCTGCGCACCCGTGTGCAGATCATGCAGGTGCACGGCGGGTTCCTGTCCGTCGAGGAGACCGGCAAGGCGCCGATCTCGATGTTCAACTCGGGTCCGGTCGGCGGGGTCACCGGGGCGCGGCTGCTGGGACGGCAGCTGGGCCGCAGCCGTGTGCTCACCGCCGACATGGGCGGCACCAGTCTCGACGCGGCGGCGATCATCGACGACGAGTTCCGGTTGCTGCCGCGCGCCGAGATCGGCGGCCTGCCGACGAGCCTGACCGCCGTGGACATCGAAACCATCGGCGCCGGCGGCGGCAGCCTCGCCTGGGTCGACGGGCGCAACCTGCTGCGCGTCGGCCCGCACAGCGCCGGTTCCACCCCCGGACCCGCCTGCTACGGCAAGGGCGGCACCCGGCCCGCGGTGACCGACGCGGCGCTGGTGCTCGGGCTGATCAACCCGGACTACTACCTCGGCGGCACGGTGCCGCTGTACGAGGACCAGGCGCGGGCCGCGCTGCGCAAGCAGGTGGCCGAACCGCTGGGCATCACCGAGGATGCCGCGGCCGAAGGCGTGTACCGGCTGGCGACGTCGCAGATGTCCAACGCGCTGCGCAAGATCACGGTGAACCGCGGTCACGACCCGCGCGAGTTCACGCTCGTCGGTTTCGGCGGCGCCTGCGGGCTGTTCGCGGCGGGCATCGCCGCGGAGGCCGGGGTGCGCGAGGTGGTGATCCCGCGCAACGCCGCCGTGTTCTCGGCACACGGCCTGATGCACGCCGACTCGGTGTTCCCGGCCGTGCAGACCAGCCCGTGGACCCCTGCCCAGCCCGCGGCCGCGCTGGACAAGGAGTTCGCCGCGCTCGAAGCCCGTGCGCGGGCCTGGTTCGAGTCCGAGGACATCCCGGAGGACCGGCGCGAGCTCTACCGCGAGGCGGACATGAAGTTCGTCGGGCAGATCTTCGAGGTGACCACCCGTCTGCCCGCGGGCACGTTCGGCGAGGCCGACAAGGAAGCGCTGCGCACTCGGTTCATCGCCGACTACGAGGAGGAGTTCGGCGCCGGAACCGCCTGGACCGAAGCCGAAATCCTGCTGGTCAACTCCCGCGTGCGCGCGATCGGCCGCAGCGACGTGCAGACCGTGGACCAGGTCGCGGGCGCCGACGGGGAACGCCACGAACTCGCGCGCCGCACCGTCATCGAACCGCTCACCGGCAAGCGCACCGAGGTCGACGTGCACCGCGGGTTCGGCGCGCTGGGCCGGGCGTCCGGACCCTGCCTGCTGGAGGAACCGGACACGACGGTGTACGTGCCCAGCGGCGCCACCGTCGAGCTGACCCCCGCCGGGGACTTCCTGCTCACCCTCGCCGTCCGCTGA